Proteins encoded together in one Quercus lobata isolate SW786 chromosome 3, ValleyOak3.0 Primary Assembly, whole genome shotgun sequence window:
- the LOC115978875 gene encoding uncharacterized protein LOC115978875 → MLLSNQTFFSVMMWKFASNAIASIGLKKKSGKNLVESSRASQDCSDDEVCSNASRDEGLECPICWESFNIVENVPYVLWCGHTLCKNCVLGLQLAVLKFPTQQIKIPYFVSCPWCHLMSLRLVCNGNLKFPRKNFFLLWMVESLNGDRSKSAFSSAENQSIWSPRCNSAIGNQATNGNPRRAPPHCPGHLGSGNDNGSSNVERRQFSLHKSLDFFIHFTSKFPLVIIFLLIAFSVVPGCAVILAIYLILTVVFAIPSFLVLYFAYPTLERLVREINT, encoded by the coding sequence ATGCTCTTATCTAATCAGACCTTTTTTTCCGTCATGATGTGGAAATTTGCCTCAAATGCCATTGCAAGTATTGGACTGAAGAAAAAATCAGGGAAAAACTTAGTAGAGTCAAGTCGAGCTTCTCAAGACTGCTCAGATGATGAGGTGTGTTCGAATGCTAGCCGAGACGAAGGACTGGAATGCCCAATATGCTGGGAATCTTTCAACATCGTTGAGAATGTGCCCTATGTCTTATGGTGTGGTCACACTCTCTGCAAGAATTGTGTCCTAGGGCTTCAATTGGCTGTCTTGAAATTCCCTACTCAACAAATTAAGATTCCATACTTCGTTTCCTGTCCATGGTGCCACTTGATGTCATTACGGCTGGTTTGCAATGGAAATTTAAAGTTCCCTCGCAAGAACTTCTTTCTTCTATGGATGGTTGAGAGCTTGAATGGTGATCGGTCAAAGTCTGCTTTTTCCAGTGCGGAAAATCAATCAATATGGTCTCCAAGATGCAATTCTGCTATTGGAAATCAAGCTACCAATGGTAACCCTAGAAGGGCCCCTCCTCATTGCCCTGGACATCTGGGGTCTGGCAATGATAATGGTAGTAGTAATGTGGAGAGACGCCAATTTTCGCTTCATAAATCTCTGGATTTTTTCATTCACTTTACATCCAAGTTCCCTTTGGTCATCATATTTCTTCTGATTGCCTTTTCTGTAGTACCTGGCTGTGCAGTCATTTTGGCCATCTACTTGATACTCACAGTCGTGTTTGCTATCCCATCTTTCTTGGTATTGTATTTTGCATACCCTACTTTGGAGAGGCTGGTAAGAGAAATAAACACATGA
- the LOC115981536 gene encoding nodulin-related protein 1-like: protein MDFLSDLQKKANSSSGTHHPEKHEQHQNQNQHQHQHHKPSNSELMASAKYLAEAAQSTFSHESDKLDKARVAAAAGDVLAAASSYGKLEEKSFGKYVEQAETYLHQYGHSSSQSHSTTTTTTSSHSSSHSTTTHSKPHSAGGGHESEGHSESGYGDYFKMAQGFLKK, encoded by the coding sequence ATGGACTTTCTTTCAGATCTTCAAAAGAAAGCCAACAGTTCTTCTGGCACTCACCACCCTGAAAAGCATGAGCaacaccaaaaccaaaaccagcaccaacaccaacaccacaAGCCATCAAACTCTGAGCTCATGGCCAGTGCCAAGTATTTAGCTGAGGCAGCCCAATCCACTTTTAGCCATGAAAGTGACAAGCTTGACAAGGCCAGGGTAGCTGCAGCAGCTGGTGATGTTTTGGCGGCTGCCTCTAGCTATGGAAAGTTGGAAGAAAAGAGCTTTGGCAAGTATGTGGAACAGGCTGAGACTTATCTCCACCAATATGGCCACTCCTCCTCCCAATCTCattccaccaccaccacaaccacttCTAGCCACTCCTCCTCCCATTCCACCACCACACACTCAAAACCACACTCTGCTGGTGGTGGTCATGAAAGTGAAGGCCATTCTGAAAGTGGGTATGGGGATTACTTCAAGATGGCTCAAGGTTTCTTGAAGAAATAA
- the LOC115978872 gene encoding remorin 1.4-like, translating to MDSLVKQLRGGYSGIQRQKTEEAGNIRDGRIPPQQTQSFKATVALLLIQWILLSRAAETETLTEKKKSQNWFQRLFNRQMSQDYDSSNIIEHVTAVAAATFAIATLEEPDIPDQKKTSERPETSFIRSKSNKEDTTRSALEPGRASKRFSGETSMRLPEGKDTKVPETAAAIGKTPQKQKSIGPAPSMKKTPTFAENLKKTDSIQPETAAPKPDLPATINLEMPPTETQRQSSMRAEIPLTETRRQSSMRAEIPPTDSKGQSPMRFRAEETEAEAWEKAELAKIKERYEKINSTILSWEEKKKAKARRRLDKTQSEVERRRVKALEKFRIEMEYINQVAGAAKVQAEERRKDEELKAKEKANIIRTTGKVPKTCLCL from the exons ATGGATTCTTTGGTCAAACAACTAAG GGGGGGATATTCTGGCATACAACGCCAAAAGACAGAAGAGGCTGGCAACATCAGGGATGGAAGAATACCACCTCAACAGACTCAAAGTTTcaaag CGACTGTGGCATTATTACTAATCCAATGGATATTACTTTCTAGAGCAGCTGAAACAGAGACTTTGACAG AGAAGAAGAAATCCCAGAACTGGTTCCAGAGACTGTTCAACAGGCAAATGAGTCAAGATTACGATTCAAGCAACATAATAGAGCATGTAACCGCAGTGGCAGCTGCTACATTTGCCATCGCCACACTTGAAGAACCAGACATCCCAGATCAGAAAAAGACGAGTGAACGCCCTGAAACCTCTTTTATCAGAAGCAAGAGCAATAAGGAGGATACAACACGTTCAGCGCTAGAACCTGGTAGAGCATCCAAGCGATTCTCAG GTGAAACTTCAATGAGACTTCCTGAAGGCAAAGATACCAAGGTGCCAGAAACTGCTGCAGCAATTGGAAAGACACCCCAAAAACAGAAATCCATAGGGCCTGCCCCTTCAATGAAAAAGACTCCAACTTTTGCTGAGAACTTGAAAAAAACTGACAGCATACAACCTGAAACTGCAGCACCAAAACCTGATCTGCCTGCCACCATTAATCTAGAAATGCCACCAACTGAAACTCAAAGGCAGAGTTCAATGAGAGCTGAAATCCCACTAACTGAAACTCGAAGGCAGAGTTCAATGAGAGCTGAAATCCCACCAACTGACTCCAAAGGGCAGAGTCCAATGAGATTTAGAGCAGAAGAAACAGAAGCAGAAGCTTGGGAGAAAGCTGAGTTGGCTAAGATCAAAGAACG GTACGAGAAGATAAATTCCACAATACTTTCCtgggaggaaaagaagaaagcaaaagCCAGACGCCGACTAGATAAGACACAG AGTGAAGTGGAACGAAGAAGAGTAAAAGCTTTAGAAAAATTTCGCATTGAGATGGAATATATTAACCAGGTTGCAGGAGCAGCAAAAGTGCAGGCAGAAGAAAGGCGAAAGGATGAAGAGTTAAAGgcaaaagaaaaggcaaacatAATTAGAACTACAGGGAAGGTTCCTAAGACATGTCTCTGCTTATGA